One genomic window of Halictus rubicundus isolate RS-2024b chromosome 12, iyHalRubi1_principal, whole genome shotgun sequence includes the following:
- the Dare gene encoding NADPH:adrenodoxin oxidoreductase, mitochondrial isoform X1: MKIAAIGSCVRLFSTERAIPKVCIVGAGPAGFYAAQQLLKTSGDVHVDVLEKLPVPFGLVRFGVAPDHPEVKNVIHTFEKTASNPRFQFIGNVNVGKDVSIQQLQEIYHAVLLTYGAEEDKQFNIPGENLENVISGRRFVGWYNGVPADSNLKLNLDVEEAVVLGQGNVAIDIARILLTPVDKLRTTDITSFALEQLSKSKVRKVSLVGRRGPLQAAFTIAELREIIKLDGCKTYWRPADFVGVKDIVESLARPRRRLTELMLKSLGETPANTTHGMKELHPIFLRSPIEFLGSDRVEGVKLRINRLEGNDSQKQIAVPTESVEQIPCGLALRSIGYQSVSIDESIPFDSEIGRVKNTMGKVAGNIYAAGWVATGPVGVILSTMTNAFHVGGLMNKEISAAENKAGSVGLYQILKQKNIHSVSYNDWKKIDKAECERGKELGKPREKIVDINEMLEIASR, from the exons ATGAAAATTGCTGCAATTGGTAGTTGCGTTCGTCTATTTTCAACCGAACGTGCTATACCAAAAGTTTGCATTGTGGGTGCAGGACCCGCAGGATTTTATGCTGCACAACAACTCTTAAAG ACTTCCGGTGATGTACACGTGGACGTATTGGAAAAATTACCAGTTCCGTTCGGTTTGGTACGTTTCGGGGTAGCTCCAGACCATCCGGAAGTAAAGAACGTTATTCACACTTTCGAGAAAACAGCGTCTAATCCGCGTTTTCAATTTATAGGAAATGTTAATGTAGGAAAAGATGTAAGCATACAGCAATTGCAAGAGATTTATCATGCAGTTTTGTTG ACGTATGGTGCAGAAGAGGACAAACAGTTTAATATACCCGGAGAAAATTTAGAGAATGTTATATCAGGAAGACGATTCGTTGGTTGGTACAATGGGGTGCCGGCAGATAGTAATTTGAAACTGAATTTGGATGTGGAAGAAGCAGTAGTGCTAGGTCAAGGAAACGTCGCTATAGACATCGCGAGAATTCTGCTAACACCAGTGGATAAATTAAGG ACCACCGATATAACATCATTCGCCTTGGAACAACTATCGAAAAGCAAAGTGCGCAAAGTCTCGTTGGTCGGAAGAAGGGGGCCGTTGCAAGCCGCATTCACGATAGCGGAGTTACGCGAGATAATAAAGTTAGATGGTTGTAAAACTTACTGGCGTCCGGCTGACTTCGTAGGTGTAAAAGACATAGTTGAAAGCTTGGCAAGGCCACGTAGAAGACTGACAGAACTTATGCTGAAGTCTCTGGGAGAAACACCTGCGAACACAACGCACGGTATGAAAGAGTTACATCCGATATTTTTAAGAAGTCCTATAGAATTTTTAGGCTCTGATAGAGTCGAAGGAGTTAAGCTAAGAATAAACAGACTGGAAGGGAACGATTCTCAAAAACAAATAGCAGTACCTACCGAATCGGTTGAACAGATTCCCTGCGGCCTAGCATTACGTAGTATCGGATATCAATCCGTTTCGATCGACGAGTCGATACCATTCGATAGCGAGATCGGACGCGTGAAAAATACAATGGGAAAAGTTGCAGGCAACATTTATGCTGCTGGCTGGGTCGCAACGGGCCCTGTTGGCGTAATATTATCAACCATGACAAACGCGTTCCATGTCGGTGGGTTAATGAACAAAGAGATCTCGGCTGCGGAAAATAAAGCTGGATCGGTGGGCTTGTACCAAATTCTTAAACAAAAGAATATACATTCGGTATCGTATAATGATTGGAAAAAGATCGATAAAGCGGAGTGTGAAAGAGGAAAAGAATTGGGAAAGCCGAGAGAAAAGATAGTTGATATAAATGAAATGTTAGAAATAGCTTCGAGATGA
- the Dare gene encoding NADPH:adrenodoxin oxidoreductase, mitochondrial isoform X3, whose amino-acid sequence MKIAAIGSCVRLFSTERAIPKVCIVGAGPAGFYAAQQLLKTSGDVHVDVLEKLPVPFGLVRFGVAPDHPEVKNVIHTFEKTASNPRFQFIGNVNVGKDVSIQQLQEIYHAVLLTYGAEEDKQFNIPGENLENVISGRRFVGWYNGVPADSNLKLNLDVEEAVVLGQGNVAIDIARILLTPVDKLRTTDITSFALEQLSKSKVRKVSLVGRRGPLQAAFTIAELREIIKLDGCKTYWRPADFVGVKDIVESLARPRRRLTELMLKSLGETPANTTHESEKIPE is encoded by the exons ATGAAAATTGCTGCAATTGGTAGTTGCGTTCGTCTATTTTCAACCGAACGTGCTATACCAAAAGTTTGCATTGTGGGTGCAGGACCCGCAGGATTTTATGCTGCACAACAACTCTTAAAG ACTTCCGGTGATGTACACGTGGACGTATTGGAAAAATTACCAGTTCCGTTCGGTTTGGTACGTTTCGGGGTAGCTCCAGACCATCCGGAAGTAAAGAACGTTATTCACACTTTCGAGAAAACAGCGTCTAATCCGCGTTTTCAATTTATAGGAAATGTTAATGTAGGAAAAGATGTAAGCATACAGCAATTGCAAGAGATTTATCATGCAGTTTTGTTG ACGTATGGTGCAGAAGAGGACAAACAGTTTAATATACCCGGAGAAAATTTAGAGAATGTTATATCAGGAAGACGATTCGTTGGTTGGTACAATGGGGTGCCGGCAGATAGTAATTTGAAACTGAATTTGGATGTGGAAGAAGCAGTAGTGCTAGGTCAAGGAAACGTCGCTATAGACATCGCGAGAATTCTGCTAACACCAGTGGATAAATTAAGG ACCACCGATATAACATCATTCGCCTTGGAACAACTATCGAAAAGCAAAGTGCGCAAAGTCTCGTTGGTCGGAAGAAGGGGGCCGTTGCAAGCCGCATTCACGATAGCGGAGTTACGCGAGATAATAAAGTTAGATGGTTGTAAAACTTACTGGCGTCCGGCTGACTTCGTAGGTGTAAAAGACATAGTTGAAAGCTTGGCAAGGCCACGTAGAAGACTGACAGAACTTATGCTGAAGTCTCTGGGAGAAACACCTGCGAACACAACGCACG
- the Aft gene encoding cap methyltransferase 2 isoform X3, with the protein MSYLRKQVEPEFLTQAWCKFYEIVSSFPLIPIAHIDNNNGYFKSVHLCEAPGAFVTSLNHWLKTNMPKIQWDWTATTLNPHYEGYSTSEMITDDRFIRHTLDHWCFGKDNTGNLKNLETLNELIKASEPRNNVFLVTADGSIDCTGDPGEQENIVAHLHFCEAIAALHFLQTGGSFVLKIFTTFECHSICLLYLLCCCFNEVNVIKPATSKEGNSETYVVCTNFKGRSVVLPHLKELMKYYECGPEKAMFNKDDIPSAFISKIVECSQFFKYHQSLVIMNNVITFKSNIVPMINDIKQIQHMVAEKYIADYNIRKMMSGDIVGNTTLTSSNSVRFRKMMRGSYNERCERHHLAPWDQLKALYDDSNRLEITEYPSDTTLKFTVNDLPGGLQISLAKVFHRVYSSRFCSDDIFIIKTKIDDILTNMEYVIQYPPIKTVNKLKKKILCRSGHKILAFQFTDVYDTHKTINTIYDTIQSLDIGDTLVLVGYPLLTCFNVGLLYLISCTFDSITFQICTNIGSEITLEHYNDTKEILKHLSDVKAISSGVQGTGIAILQIFSAMFLYESDLFFPIVSSNHWIIKSYIHYVFTTLEKHIKEERN; encoded by the exons ATGTCATATTTGAGGAAGCAAGTTGAACCAGAATTTTTAACTCAAGCATGGTGTAAGTTTTATGAAATAGTATCGTCCTTCCCTCTAATACCGATAGCCCATattgataataataatggaTACTTCAAGTCTGTCCATTTATGCGAAGCACCTGGAGCATTTGTAACATCTTTAAACCACTGGTTAAAAACGAATATGCCTAAGATTCAATGGGATTGGACTGCTACAACACTAAATCCACATTACGAAGGCTACTCCACTAGCGAGATGATCACTGATGATAGATTTATAAGGCACACATTAGACCATTGGTGTTTCGGGAAAGATAATACTGGTAACCTGAAGAATTTAGAAACTTTGAACGAACTGATAAAAGCTTCAGAACCTCGTAACAATGTATTTCTAGTCACTGCTGACGGCAGTATAGATTGTACAGGCGATCCAGGTGAACAAGAGAATATAGTGGCGCATTTACACTTCTGCGAAGCTATAGCTGCTCTGCATTTTCTACAAACTGGGGGAAGTTTTGTATTAAAGATATTTACTACTTTTGAATGTCATTCGATCTGCTTACTTTATTTACTGTGTTGTTGTTTTAATGAAGTGAATGTAATAAAACCGGCAACGAGTAAAGAAGGAAATTCAGAAACATATGTTGTCTGCACAAATTTTAAGGGGCGTTCAGTCGTGCTGCCACACTTAAAGGAGCTTATGAAGTACTACGAATGTGGCCCTGAAAAAGCCATGTTTAATAAGGACGATATTCCGAGTGCATTTATATCAAAGATTGTAGAGTGTAGTCAATTTTTTAAGTATCATCAAAGTCTGGTCATAATGAATAATGTTATTACATTTAAATCTAATATCGTTCCAATGATTAACGATATCAAACAAATCCAGCATATGGTTGCTGAGAAATATATTGCAGACTATAATATAAGAAAAATGATGTCGGGAGACATTGTGGGAAATACAACACTGACATCGTCTAACAGTGTTAGATTCAGAAAAATGATGCGTGGATCTTACAATGAACGTTGCGAAAGACATCATTTAGCACCATGGGATCAATTAAAAGCTCTCTATGATGACTCGAACAGATTAGAGATTACTGAATATCCTTCAGATACAACTCTGAAA TTCACGGTCAATGATTTACCAGGAGGTTTACAAATTTCATTGGCAAAAGTATTTCATAGGGTGTACTCTTCAAGATTCTGCAGTGAcgatatatttataataaaaacgaaaatcGATGACATTCTCACTAACATGGAATATGTGATACAATACCCTCCCATAAAAACAGTcaacaaattgaaaaaaaagaTTCTCTGTAGATCAGGGCATAAGATTTTAGCATTTCAATTTACCGATGTCTATGATACCCACAAAACGATTAATACCATTTACGATACAATACAGAGCCTCGACATCGGAGACACTTTAGTATTAGTTGGTTACCCATTGCTCACATGTTTCAATGTTGGGCTACTCTACCTCATAAGTTGTACTTTTGATTCGATTACATTTCAAATTTGCACCAACATTGGTTCAGAGATCACATTAGAACACTATAACGATACCAAGGAGATACTGAAGCATTTAAGTGATGTTAAAGCTATTTCTTCTGGCGTTCAAGGAACAGGAATTGCTATTTTGCAAATATTCTCTGCAATGTTCCTGTATG AGAGTGATCTATTCTTCCCGATAGTGAGTAGTAATCACTGGATTATCAAATCGTACATTCACTATGTTTTCACTACATTAGAAAAACAtattaaagaagaaagaaaCTAA
- the Dare gene encoding NADPH:adrenodoxin oxidoreductase, mitochondrial isoform X2: protein MKIAAIGSCVRLFSTERAIPKVCIVGAGPAGFYAAQQLLKTSGDVHVDVLEKLPVPFGLVRFGVAPDHPEVKNVIHTFEKTASNPRFQFIGNVNVGKDVSIQQLQEIYHAVLLTYGAEEDKQFNIPGENLENVISGRRFVGWYNGVPADSNLKLNLDVEEAVVLGQGNVAIDIARILLTPVDKLRTTDITSFALEQLSKSKVRKVSLVGRRGPLQAAFTIAELREIIKLDGCKTYWRPADFVGVKDIVESLARPRRRLTELMLKSLGETPANTTHENFVATTCNAVCWSQRLLRSKFPSSKQRVALPFLSSARRLRYCFIPVAAIVRGRDADSRNSNRKPDAGPVETRGFRGSTFIRTTRDGHETPNSLKVIFISAAQ from the exons ATGAAAATTGCTGCAATTGGTAGTTGCGTTCGTCTATTTTCAACCGAACGTGCTATACCAAAAGTTTGCATTGTGGGTGCAGGACCCGCAGGATTTTATGCTGCACAACAACTCTTAAAG ACTTCCGGTGATGTACACGTGGACGTATTGGAAAAATTACCAGTTCCGTTCGGTTTGGTACGTTTCGGGGTAGCTCCAGACCATCCGGAAGTAAAGAACGTTATTCACACTTTCGAGAAAACAGCGTCTAATCCGCGTTTTCAATTTATAGGAAATGTTAATGTAGGAAAAGATGTAAGCATACAGCAATTGCAAGAGATTTATCATGCAGTTTTGTTG ACGTATGGTGCAGAAGAGGACAAACAGTTTAATATACCCGGAGAAAATTTAGAGAATGTTATATCAGGAAGACGATTCGTTGGTTGGTACAATGGGGTGCCGGCAGATAGTAATTTGAAACTGAATTTGGATGTGGAAGAAGCAGTAGTGCTAGGTCAAGGAAACGTCGCTATAGACATCGCGAGAATTCTGCTAACACCAGTGGATAAATTAAGG ACCACCGATATAACATCATTCGCCTTGGAACAACTATCGAAAAGCAAAGTGCGCAAAGTCTCGTTGGTCGGAAGAAGGGGGCCGTTGCAAGCCGCATTCACGATAGCGGAGTTACGCGAGATAATAAAGTTAGATGGTTGTAAAACTTACTGGCGTCCGGCTGACTTCGTAGGTGTAAAAGACATAGTTGAAAGCTTGGCAAGGCCACGTAGAAGACTGACAGAACTTATGCTGAAGTCTCTGGGAGAAACACCTGCGAACACAACGCACG AAAATTTCGTGGCGACGACGTGCAACGCGGTGTGCTGGAGTCAGCGTTTGTTGCGCAGTAAATTCCCTTCCTCAAAGCAACGTGTTGCCCTTCCTTTTTTATCAAGTGCGCGCAGACTTCGTTATTGTTTTATCCCCGTTGCGGCCATTGTTCGGGGCCGCGATGCAGATTCGCGAAATTCCAACAGAAAACCGGACGCGGGACCCGTCGAAACTCGCGGTTTCAGAGGAAGCACTTTCATTCGGACGACACGCGATGGCCACGAGACTCCAAATTCTTTGAAAGTGATATTTATATCAGCTGCACAATAG
- the Aft gene encoding cap methyltransferase 2 isoform X2, with product METVKPVEAKEQISSTSFPHFKLLTTTERVNNLFNKRFSIKDNECYYLPNPQTMFTCPVWNIEELQTLKHELNDIKSSLNNYNIEQWHLHTTNRNSARNVMSYLRKQVEPEFLTQAWCKFYEIVSSFPLIPIAHIDNNNGYFKSVHLCEAPGAFVTSLNHWLKTNMPKIQWDWTATTLNPHYEGYSTSEMITDDRFIRHTLDHWCFGKDNTVTADGSIDCTGDPGEQENIVAHLHFCEAIAALHFLQTGGSFVLKIFTTFECHSICLLYLLCCCFNEVNVIKPATSKEGNSETYVVCTNFKGRSVVLPHLKELMKYYECGPEKAMFNKDDIPSAFISKIVECSQFFKYHQSLVIMNNVITFKSNIVPMINDIKQIQHMVAEKYIADYNIRKMMSGDIVGNTTLTSSNSVRFRKMMRGSYNERCERHHLAPWDQLKALYDDSNRLEITEYPSDTTLKFTVNDLPGGLQISLAKVFHRVYSSRFCSDDIFIIKTKIDDILTNMEYVIQYPPIKTVNKLKKKILCRSGHKILAFQFTDVYDTHKTINTIYDTIQSLDIGDTLVLVGYPLLTCFNVGLLYLISCTFDSITFQICTNIGSEITLEHYNDTKEILKHLSDVKAISSGVQGTGIAILQIFSAMFLYESDLFFPIVSSNHWIIKSYIHYVFTTLEKHIKEERN from the exons ATGGAAACTGTTAAACCCGTCGAAGCTAAAGAGCAAATATCATCTACCAGTTTTCCACATTTTAAACTACTAACTACAACGGAACgtgtaaataatttattcaataagCGTTTTTCAATCAAAGACAATGAATGTTATTATTTACCTAACCCACAAACAATGTTTACGTGTCCTGTGTGGAACATTGAAGAATTGCAAACGTTAAAGCACGAGTTGAATGACATAAAGAGTTCattaaacaattataatatCGAACAATGGCATTTGCACACAACAAATAGGAACAGTGCAAGGAATGTTATGTCATATTTGAGGAAGCAAGTTGAACCAGAATTTTTAACTCAAGCATGGTGTAAGTTTTATGAAATAGTATCGTCCTTCCCTCTAATACCGATAGCCCATattgataataataatggaTACTTCAAGTCTGTCCATTTATGCGAAGCACCTGGAGCATTTGTAACATCTTTAAACCACTGGTTAAAAACGAATATGCCTAAGATTCAATGGGATTGGACTGCTACAACACTAAATCCACATTACGAAGGCTACTCCACTAGCGAGATGATCACTGATGATAGATTTATAAGGCACACATTAGACCATTGGTGTTTCGGGAAAGATAATACTG TCACTGCTGACGGCAGTATAGATTGTACAGGCGATCCAGGTGAACAAGAGAATATAGTGGCGCATTTACACTTCTGCGAAGCTATAGCTGCTCTGCATTTTCTACAAACTGGGGGAAGTTTTGTATTAAAGATATTTACTACTTTTGAATGTCATTCGATCTGCTTACTTTATTTACTGTGTTGTTGTTTTAATGAAGTGAATGTAATAAAACCGGCAACGAGTAAAGAAGGAAATTCAGAAACATATGTTGTCTGCACAAATTTTAAGGGGCGTTCAGTCGTGCTGCCACACTTAAAGGAGCTTATGAAGTACTACGAATGTGGCCCTGAAAAAGCCATGTTTAATAAGGACGATATTCCGAGTGCATTTATATCAAAGATTGTAGAGTGTAGTCAATTTTTTAAGTATCATCAAAGTCTGGTCATAATGAATAATGTTATTACATTTAAATCTAATATCGTTCCAATGATTAACGATATCAAACAAATCCAGCATATGGTTGCTGAGAAATATATTGCAGACTATAATATAAGAAAAATGATGTCGGGAGACATTGTGGGAAATACAACACTGACATCGTCTAACAGTGTTAGATTCAGAAAAATGATGCGTGGATCTTACAATGAACGTTGCGAAAGACATCATTTAGCACCATGGGATCAATTAAAAGCTCTCTATGATGACTCGAACAGATTAGAGATTACTGAATATCCTTCAGATACAACTCTGAAA TTCACGGTCAATGATTTACCAGGAGGTTTACAAATTTCATTGGCAAAAGTATTTCATAGGGTGTACTCTTCAAGATTCTGCAGTGAcgatatatttataataaaaacgaaaatcGATGACATTCTCACTAACATGGAATATGTGATACAATACCCTCCCATAAAAACAGTcaacaaattgaaaaaaaagaTTCTCTGTAGATCAGGGCATAAGATTTTAGCATTTCAATTTACCGATGTCTATGATACCCACAAAACGATTAATACCATTTACGATACAATACAGAGCCTCGACATCGGAGACACTTTAGTATTAGTTGGTTACCCATTGCTCACATGTTTCAATGTTGGGCTACTCTACCTCATAAGTTGTACTTTTGATTCGATTACATTTCAAATTTGCACCAACATTGGTTCAGAGATCACATTAGAACACTATAACGATACCAAGGAGATACTGAAGCATTTAAGTGATGTTAAAGCTATTTCTTCTGGCGTTCAAGGAACAGGAATTGCTATTTTGCAAATATTCTCTGCAATGTTCCTGTATG AGAGTGATCTATTCTTCCCGATAGTGAGTAGTAATCACTGGATTATCAAATCGTACATTCACTATGTTTTCACTACATTAGAAAAACAtattaaagaagaaagaaaCTAA
- the Aft gene encoding cap methyltransferase 2 isoform X1, giving the protein METVKPVEAKEQISSTSFPHFKLLTTTERVNNLFNKRFSIKDNECYYLPNPQTMFTCPVWNIEELQTLKHELNDIKSSLNNYNIEQWHLHTTNRNSARNVMSYLRKQVEPEFLTQAWCKFYEIVSSFPLIPIAHIDNNNGYFKSVHLCEAPGAFVTSLNHWLKTNMPKIQWDWTATTLNPHYEGYSTSEMITDDRFIRHTLDHWCFGKDNTGNLKNLETLNELIKASEPRNNVFLVTADGSIDCTGDPGEQENIVAHLHFCEAIAALHFLQTGGSFVLKIFTTFECHSICLLYLLCCCFNEVNVIKPATSKEGNSETYVVCTNFKGRSVVLPHLKELMKYYECGPEKAMFNKDDIPSAFISKIVECSQFFKYHQSLVIMNNVITFKSNIVPMINDIKQIQHMVAEKYIADYNIRKMMSGDIVGNTTLTSSNSVRFRKMMRGSYNERCERHHLAPWDQLKALYDDSNRLEITEYPSDTTLKFTVNDLPGGLQISLAKVFHRVYSSRFCSDDIFIIKTKIDDILTNMEYVIQYPPIKTVNKLKKKILCRSGHKILAFQFTDVYDTHKTINTIYDTIQSLDIGDTLVLVGYPLLTCFNVGLLYLISCTFDSITFQICTNIGSEITLEHYNDTKEILKHLSDVKAISSGVQGTGIAILQIFSAMFLYESDLFFPIVSSNHWIIKSYIHYVFTTLEKHIKEERN; this is encoded by the exons ATGGAAACTGTTAAACCCGTCGAAGCTAAAGAGCAAATATCATCTACCAGTTTTCCACATTTTAAACTACTAACTACAACGGAACgtgtaaataatttattcaataagCGTTTTTCAATCAAAGACAATGAATGTTATTATTTACCTAACCCACAAACAATGTTTACGTGTCCTGTGTGGAACATTGAAGAATTGCAAACGTTAAAGCACGAGTTGAATGACATAAAGAGTTCattaaacaattataatatCGAACAATGGCATTTGCACACAACAAATAGGAACAGTGCAAGGAATGTTATGTCATATTTGAGGAAGCAAGTTGAACCAGAATTTTTAACTCAAGCATGGTGTAAGTTTTATGAAATAGTATCGTCCTTCCCTCTAATACCGATAGCCCATattgataataataatggaTACTTCAAGTCTGTCCATTTATGCGAAGCACCTGGAGCATTTGTAACATCTTTAAACCACTGGTTAAAAACGAATATGCCTAAGATTCAATGGGATTGGACTGCTACAACACTAAATCCACATTACGAAGGCTACTCCACTAGCGAGATGATCACTGATGATAGATTTATAAGGCACACATTAGACCATTGGTGTTTCGGGAAAGATAATACTGGTAACCTGAAGAATTTAGAAACTTTGAACGAACTGATAAAAGCTTCAGAACCTCGTAACAATGTATTTCTAGTCACTGCTGACGGCAGTATAGATTGTACAGGCGATCCAGGTGAACAAGAGAATATAGTGGCGCATTTACACTTCTGCGAAGCTATAGCTGCTCTGCATTTTCTACAAACTGGGGGAAGTTTTGTATTAAAGATATTTACTACTTTTGAATGTCATTCGATCTGCTTACTTTATTTACTGTGTTGTTGTTTTAATGAAGTGAATGTAATAAAACCGGCAACGAGTAAAGAAGGAAATTCAGAAACATATGTTGTCTGCACAAATTTTAAGGGGCGTTCAGTCGTGCTGCCACACTTAAAGGAGCTTATGAAGTACTACGAATGTGGCCCTGAAAAAGCCATGTTTAATAAGGACGATATTCCGAGTGCATTTATATCAAAGATTGTAGAGTGTAGTCAATTTTTTAAGTATCATCAAAGTCTGGTCATAATGAATAATGTTATTACATTTAAATCTAATATCGTTCCAATGATTAACGATATCAAACAAATCCAGCATATGGTTGCTGAGAAATATATTGCAGACTATAATATAAGAAAAATGATGTCGGGAGACATTGTGGGAAATACAACACTGACATCGTCTAACAGTGTTAGATTCAGAAAAATGATGCGTGGATCTTACAATGAACGTTGCGAAAGACATCATTTAGCACCATGGGATCAATTAAAAGCTCTCTATGATGACTCGAACAGATTAGAGATTACTGAATATCCTTCAGATACAACTCTGAAA TTCACGGTCAATGATTTACCAGGAGGTTTACAAATTTCATTGGCAAAAGTATTTCATAGGGTGTACTCTTCAAGATTCTGCAGTGAcgatatatttataataaaaacgaaaatcGATGACATTCTCACTAACATGGAATATGTGATACAATACCCTCCCATAAAAACAGTcaacaaattgaaaaaaaagaTTCTCTGTAGATCAGGGCATAAGATTTTAGCATTTCAATTTACCGATGTCTATGATACCCACAAAACGATTAATACCATTTACGATACAATACAGAGCCTCGACATCGGAGACACTTTAGTATTAGTTGGTTACCCATTGCTCACATGTTTCAATGTTGGGCTACTCTACCTCATAAGTTGTACTTTTGATTCGATTACATTTCAAATTTGCACCAACATTGGTTCAGAGATCACATTAGAACACTATAACGATACCAAGGAGATACTGAAGCATTTAAGTGATGTTAAAGCTATTTCTTCTGGCGTTCAAGGAACAGGAATTGCTATTTTGCAAATATTCTCTGCAATGTTCCTGTATG AGAGTGATCTATTCTTCCCGATAGTGAGTAGTAATCACTGGATTATCAAATCGTACATTCACTATGTTTTCACTACATTAGAAAAACAtattaaagaagaaagaaaCTAA